AGCAACCCGTTGACCCGGCGCTGATCGACTCCGTGCTGATCGTTAGCAACTTTGCCAAAAGTACCCCGGCTACGCTCATCAACGAGGTGGTCCCGCCCCTCCGTCAGGCTTTTCCCAACGCCCGAATCGGGGCCGGAACCAACGTCTTTTTCGTGGCCGTTAACCGTGAAACGCCCCCGCTCGATGCCGTCGATTTTGTTGCGTATGCCATCAGCCCGCAGGCCCATGCCGTGGATAATCTGACCCTGACCGAAAACACGACCGCCCAGGCCGACACCGTCCGCGACGCCCGCCGGTGGATTCCGGATGTACATGTGTCGCCCGTTACGTTGCGCCCGCGTTTCAACCCCGACGCTACCGGCAACGATGCTGAATCGGCAACTAACCAGATGCCTTTTTCGACGGACCCCCGGCAGATGTCGCTTTTCGGAGCCGCGTGGACGCTGGCCAGCCTGAAAAATCTGATTCAGGCTGGCGCCCGTTCGCTGACGTACTACGAAACGCTGGGCGAACAGGGAATGCTACAGGGTGATTTTCCAACGGCTTACCCGGATCAGTTTTTCACCGAAGCCAATACGGTCTTCCCGCTGTACTGGGTGTTCCGGACGGTAAATCGTTTTCATGGCGGACGGGTCATTCCCACCACCAGCAGCCATCCCCTTCAAACCGAATGCCTGTGTCTGCAAAATGAATCACACACGGTATTCATCCTGGCGAACCTGACCGACAAACCACAAACCGTCCGGGTTCCGCTCAGTCACCCAGTCATTGTGCGCGTTCTGAATGAAGCCTCTTTCCACCACGCCGGTCTTTCACCCGATGCCTTCTGGGCGGAATCGGCGCAGGAAATGACACCCGCTGACGACGCATTCGTGCGGCTCGAATTAGCACCTTACGAGACGGTTTTTGTGGAGTGTAAACGAAATTGACTCCGGAGTTCCAATACCGTTCTGGCTCTCAAAAAGCCCGGACGATTTCGTCCAGCGAAACGCCCAGCCATCGACGGGCGATTTCATCGAGTTGGGCCGGTTTTCCCTGGATGTGCAGCGTGGTGTGCCGGTGGGTCAGACGACCGCCGGGCGACAAAGCAGCCGCGGGTGAAGAGCTTTCCAGTTCGTAAAACTTCCCCATTTGCGGCTGATCTGGTTTCATTGGGCCGTCGTTGTACGCGTTGGCGACATCACCGGCATACGGCTCTTTTTGAATCTCCCAGGCGGAGTTGACGTAGTCCTGATTGGCCGGATTGAAAGTAAAAGTAACCAGTGTCAGGGTCTGGGAATTGGGATCGTAGCTACCGAGCCAGTTTTTAGCCCGACTAGGTGGTACACCGATTTTACCGCGCTCGTTTGCGTCAGCCCGAAAAAAGCCAACGCTATCCTTCTGAATCAACCGGGAAGCCGGGACATTCCCAAAATAACTGTCATTGATGGCCGGTTCTTTGCCGGGCTGAAACGGCACAACAATCGTAGCGTCCGGTGCCGCGTTAAACATGCCCAGAATCCAGACCGACAACAAGCCGTTCTCCTTCTTCCACGGTTCTTTACCCCTATTGATCAATGTATTGACCGATTCGACGCCCACAATTTTGAGTGAATCACTCAGCGGCACGCCCGTGGCACCCAGCGCCAGATTGATCTGTTTGGACCGCAACAGGTGAACTTCCCGTTCAACGCCCACGCTAAACTTCGTTCCGGAGTAATTTGTCAGTTCAAAGTCCCGGCTGAATCGGGCAGAGCGCTCGTCTTTCGACACCAGCGTAAACGGTTCGGAGTCGATGGGCGCTGGCGTTTGCCAGTTGTCACCGTTGAATTCCGCACCGGGCTTGAAGTAGATGGCAAATTGGCCGCCTTCCGGCCCTAACCAAAAGCGGTCTTCTCCACCAAAAGCGTTCATGTGCGGCTGCAGTTTACCGGATTCGATCAACTCCCGGTTGATCCAGCCGTAGCTGGTTTCGCCGTCGGCGGTACTGGTCATGATGCGGCCCTGGTATGCCGGACAGATCAGTACCTGGGCGTTGCCATCTTTCAGGGTTACTAAATCGGGGTGGTGTTTCTTGAGAAAGGCTGCGTCGGAAGTAAACATGCGGGTTTGGGTTGTATCGGTTGCGGTGGTTTGATCGTCGCGCGACGAGTTGGATTGGCAGGCGATAGCACCCGCCAGCACGGGCAAAATGGCCCAATGAGTTATTTTTTTCATGATTGAGGTTTAGGATTCGTCGGAATTTCCCGAAATTTAGCCACATCTTGTTCACTTCCCGAAGACACCACCTAATCTTTCTCCGATCATGAGCGTTGCAGCCTACATTCGTCCGGCAAACTTTCAGGATGTTGGACCAATCTACCGGTTTATTTGCGAACTGGAAGAAGCCCAACTCAATGCTGTGGCTTTCCGGGCGGTTTTCCAGCGGAACCTAACCGACCGCCGGGTGCACTATCTGGTGGCCGAAGTCAACGGCGAGGTGGTGGGGTTCATCAGTTGCCACGTTCAGTACTTGTTGCACCATACCGGCAAGGTGGGTGAAATTCAGGAGTTATACGTCGAGCCGGAATACCGGAATCAGCAGATTGGACGCCAACTGGTGGCGGCTTTGGAGCAATTGGCCGAAGCGCACGGTTTTGTCAATCTGGAAGTGACGGCCAATCAGAAGCGAACGCATACGCACCGGTTTTACCAGCAGCTGACGTTTCAACCTTCGCATTTCAAGTTTGTGAAAGAATTCCAGTAAACCGCTACTCGCGTTTGGAAAAGTAGTCGTTTACGTCTTTGTAGCCCTCCTTCACGGTTTTCACCCGGGTCGAAACCCCGTACTGGCTGAATACTTCGCCGTACTCGCGGGCGGCTTTCTGCCCGGCAGCGTCATTGTCGAAGTAAAAACAAACCTCAAATCGCCGAAACAGCTTCATCCATTCCCGCTTAAACATTGTCGCACTGCCCAAGCTCACGGCGGGCATTCCTTCCTGCATCAGCGTCATGCAGTCAAGAGCGCCTTCCGTAACGTACAGGATCTTCCCCGTTTTCAGGATGTCCATCACATCGGCGTTGAATAACTCCACCGGCACACCGCTCAGAAACTGATAACGAGAAACCGTATCGGACGGGTTACCAATAACGCGGCCTTGCAGAAAGACGATTCGTCCTTTGCGGTAATACGGAATGATGATTGGATGTCGGTAAAAAATCAGGTTCCCTTTCTCATTGAACAACCCGCTTTCCTGCAAATCCAAAACGTTGTACGTATTCCGTAAATAGGCCTGCACGGGGTGATACTCGTTGACGGTGAAGATCTGAAACTTTCGCAGCGTCGATTCGGAAAAACCACGTCCGGTCAGGTACCGCCAGGTTTCCTCTTGTACCGAATTGGCTGGTTGCAGGCGACAGACCCGGGCAAAATCCTCGTAGATCTCGCTGTGGAGTGGCTTGTATTCGTAAATTTTGGTATCCGTCGGCAGCGCGATTTTCTCCGCTTTATGGGGTGCTGAAGGCTGTATTTTTTTAAGGTGGCCGCGTTTGTATAGCTCTGGTTTGTAATCCGGTAGGTAATTGAACGCCAGCTCGTGCATGGCCGTCGTGTAATCCAGATTGGCGATTCCGGCGTAAAAATTAATTACATCCCCGTGCCGGCCACAGCCAAAACAGTGGTAGGAATTGTTCTGCGGATAAACCACCAGAGATGGTGTCTTCTCGACATGGAAGGGGCAGATAATTTTACGGTTTTCGTGCAATACGTAGCCCAAGTCCGTCACAACACGGATGATATCGACCGTACGGGTTTGAGCGAGAATATCCATAGGCTAACCGTTGAATGTGCATATTACAAAAAAACCGGATATCCGTGCTGGGCACAAACATCCGGTTTTTATGAAGTGAAGCAGGTAGCGATAAATACAGCGAGCTTTTCCTGCTCTTCTATCGTCTGATTTTTTGTTAGTTACAACTTAATTCAGGAAATTCAACCGCAACTCGGCCAACTGAGTGCGGATTGAAGCATCTACCTGCTGGTCATCGATCCGGAGGATGTAACCACCGATTAATTTGGGATCGATTGTTTCTTCCAGTTCAATCTCCTTGCCGGTTGCCTTAGCAACCAGAGCGGTGAATTCCTTACGCAGTTCCTCCGTCAGCGGCACCGTTGTTATCACCTGAACCTTTTGAATGCCTTTTAAGAAGTTATACTGCCGAATGAATTCATCGGCGATAATATCCATAATGCCTTCCCGGTTTTTCTTCGTAATGATGTTGAAAATAGAGAAAGACAAAGGATCAACCCGGCTTTCGAATATCGCCCGCAAAACGGCCAGCTTCTTTTCGTGCCGCAGAATGGGGCTTTTCAGGGCCAGCATCAGGTCTCGGTTCTTGGTGACCACGTCCCTGAAGAAAGCCATATCTTTATAGACCTCTTCAACCTTGTCCTTTTCCTGGGCCAGATCGATCAGGGATTTAGCGTATCGAAATGCAACTGTAGATTCTGCCATCTTAAGAGAGATGAGTCAAGAGTTAAGCGTTAAGAGTTAAAAAGGCGTTGCCCAACACTTAACGCTCAATTCATAATTCTTAACTTAATTTAGTCTTGAGTCAGCGACCAGACTTTTAACCAATTCTTCCTGCGATTTTTTGTCGCTCAATTCCTTGCGGAGAACTTTCTCTGCAATACTCAGCGACAGATCAATCACCTCACGCTTCACCTCAGCCACCATGGCCTGACGTTCGGATTGCAGTTCTTCGCGGGCTTTCTCGATGATCCGTTTGCCCTCTTCCGTTGCCCTGTTTTGAGCTTCAGATACAACGCGGTCAGCGGTTTCTTTTGCACCCCGCAGAATAGCATCGCGTTCAGCGCGGGCTTCGGCCAGCAACTTCTGGTTGTCGGCTTGCAGTTTGGCCATTTCGACGCGGGTCTTCTCGGCCATGTCCAAAGCACTTTGAATGTCGTGCTCGCGCTCTTTCAAACTCTGCGTGATGGGCTTCCAGGCAAATCGGGACAGCAGAAAGAACAACAGTAAAAAGACAACTAACTGCCAGAAGAGAAGGCCAATGTCGGGGGTAAGTAAGTCCATTGAGGTAAAAAACTAAGCTATGTTTTGCAACGTTTAAGGTCAATCTTTCGCCTTGTAAGCTATAGATAGCCCGCCAGCTGGCTAGCCCAAACTGGCGGGTTTTCTAATGAGATCGAGTGTTGACGTCGGTGCCTAATGCAACCAACCACTCTACTTGCCTCTATTCAACGCTGTTTTTACAGGTTGAACGAAATGAGCAGACAGATAACCGCAGCAAACAGGGCCACGGCCTCAATCAGAGCTGCGATGATCAGCATGGCGGTTTGGATCCGTCCAGCCGCTTCCGGCTGACGAGCAATACCTTCCATTGCGCTACCACCGATACGGCCGATACCCAGACCAGCACCGATAGCAGCCAGACCAGCACCTAAACCAGCACCGATAGCGATTAATCCTGAGCCACCTTCAGCAGCCGCTTGTAACAAAATTGATAGCAGTGTAGCTAACATGTGTGAAAGAAACGATTTATATAAAACAAAAGATTGCTAATTAATGATGCGGCTCCACGCCCGCTTCCAGGCCCGAACCACCACCGTGATGGTGTTCTTCTACGGCACTACCGATGTACATGGCCGACAGCAGCGTGAAGATAAACGATTGCAGGAAGGCTACCAGTAACTCAATCAGGTTCATGAAGATGGTAAACGGAGCAACAATTAAACTAACTCCCCAACCCGTTCCGGCACCGCCCAGATTCCTCGCGATAAAGATCAGGCCCAACAAGCTCAGGATAATGATGTGACCGGCTGTGATGTTGGCAAACAACCGGATCATCAGCGAAATCGGTTTTACGATAATCCCAACAATTTCCACAGGAACGATAACCGGCAAAAGTGGCAGCGGAACCCCGGTAGGTTTTACAATGTGTCCCCAGTAGTGCTTGTTACCGCTGAAGTTGGTAATCAGGGCGGTAATAACCGCCAGCACCATCGTAACCGTGATGTTACCCGTCAGGTTGGCCGCGCCCGGCAACAGACCCAGCAGGTTGTTGACCAGGATAAAGAAAAACAGGGTCAGTAGGTAAGGCAGATACCGCTCGTATTTCGGACCCAGGTTGGGCTTTGCAATTTCATCCCGAACAAACAGGATAATGGGTTCCAGGAAAGACTGGATTCCCGAGGGAGCCTTGCCTTTATTTTTCTCATAGCCGCTACGAACCGAGAAAAACACCGTAATCAGAATGATGGCACTCAACAGCAGAGAAGCCACATTCTTGGTGATGGAGAAATTATAGAGGTGAGCCGAATGATCCTCTTTGCCGTCCGCTGTCACCCGGTGAATCTTTCCGTGTTCAAGCTTATAGTCGTTATATACTTCACCGTGGGCCAGTCTGGACGAAGAGAAAACTTCCAGACCCCGATCGTTGCTGTAAAGTATAACGGGTAGAGGCAGGGTTAGGCCGTGGGCAAATTCCCAACCGTGATCATCTTTAATGTG
This Larkinella insperata DNA region includes the following protein-coding sequences:
- a CDS encoding DUF6786 family protein encodes the protein MKKITHWAILPVLAGAIACQSNSSRDDQTTATDTTQTRMFTSDAAFLKKHHPDLVTLKDGNAQVLICPAYQGRIMTSTADGETSYGWINRELIESGKLQPHMNAFGGEDRFWLGPEGGQFAIYFKPGAEFNGDNWQTPAPIDSEPFTLVSKDERSARFSRDFELTNYSGTKFSVGVEREVHLLRSKQINLALGATGVPLSDSLKIVGVESVNTLINRGKEPWKKENGLLSVWILGMFNAAPDATIVVPFQPGKEPAINDSYFGNVPASRLIQKDSVGFFRADANERGKIGVPPSRAKNWLGSYDPNSQTLTLVTFTFNPANQDYVNSAWEIQKEPYAGDVANAYNDGPMKPDQPQMGKFYELESSSPAAALSPGGRLTHRHTTLHIQGKPAQLDEIARRWLGVSLDEIVRAF
- a CDS encoding GNAT family N-acetyltransferase, translated to MSVAAYIRPANFQDVGPIYRFICELEEAQLNAVAFRAVFQRNLTDRRVHYLVAEVNGEVVGFISCHVQYLLHHTGKVGEIQELYVEPEYRNQQIGRQLVAALEQLAEAHGFVNLEVTANQKRTHTHRFYQQLTFQPSHFKFVKEFQ
- a CDS encoding CHC2 zinc finger domain-containing protein, which produces MDILAQTRTVDIIRVVTDLGYVLHENRKIICPFHVEKTPSLVVYPQNNSYHCFGCGRHGDVINFYAGIANLDYTTAMHELAFNYLPDYKPELYKRGHLKKIQPSAPHKAEKIALPTDTKIYEYKPLHSEIYEDFARVCRLQPANSVQEETWRYLTGRGFSESTLRKFQIFTVNEYHPVQAYLRNTYNVLDLQESGLFNEKGNLIFYRHPIIIPYYRKGRIVFLQGRVIGNPSDTVSRYQFLSGVPVELFNADVMDILKTGKILYVTEGALDCMTLMQEGMPAVSLGSATMFKREWMKLFRRFEVCFYFDNDAAGQKAAREYGEVFSQYGVSTRVKTVKEGYKDVNDYFSKRE
- the atpH gene encoding ATP synthase F1 subunit delta, which gives rise to MAESTVAFRYAKSLIDLAQEKDKVEEVYKDMAFFRDVVTKNRDLMLALKSPILRHEKKLAVLRAIFESRVDPLSFSIFNIITKKNREGIMDIIADEFIRQYNFLKGIQKVQVITTVPLTEELRKEFTALVAKATGKEIELEETIDPKLIGGYILRIDDQQVDASIRTQLAELRLNFLN
- a CDS encoding F0F1 ATP synthase subunit B, giving the protein MDLLTPDIGLLFWQLVVFLLLFFLLSRFAWKPITQSLKEREHDIQSALDMAEKTRVEMAKLQADNQKLLAEARAERDAILRGAKETADRVVSEAQNRATEEGKRIIEKAREELQSERQAMVAEVKREVIDLSLSIAEKVLRKELSDKKSQEELVKSLVADSRLN
- the atpE gene encoding ATP synthase F0 subunit C, which encodes MLATLLSILLQAAAEGGSGLIAIGAGLGAGLAAIGAGLGIGRIGGSAMEGIARQPEAAGRIQTAMLIIAALIEAVALFAAVICLLISFNL
- the atpB gene encoding F0F1 ATP synthase subunit A, coding for MFRLLIRKVFLSIALFLSALVAVNAQHEDHSAHAAAEGEKEFNVGDMIMHHIKDDHGWEFAHGLTLPLPVILYSNDRGLEVFSSSRLAHGEVYNDYKLEHGKIHRVTADGKEDHSAHLYNFSITKNVASLLLSAIILITVFFSVRSGYEKNKGKAPSGIQSFLEPIILFVRDEIAKPNLGPKYERYLPYLLTLFFFILVNNLLGLLPGAANLTGNITVTMVLAVITALITNFSGNKHYWGHIVKPTGVPLPLLPVIVPVEIVGIIVKPISLMIRLFANITAGHIIILSLLGLIFIARNLGGAGTGWGVSLIVAPFTIFMNLIELLVAFLQSFIFTLLSAMYIGSAVEEHHHGGGSGLEAGVEPHH